TGAGAGCGCGGTCGCCGCCACCGCGCGGATGCCCAGCGCATCCTGCGCGACCTTGGCGAGCAGCGTGCTGTCCACCCCGCCGGAGAACGCGATCAACACGGAGTCCAGGTCCCGCACCACGTCCTGGAGTTGGCGCAGTTTGTTCGCGGGTGCGGACCCGCTCATGGGGCGTTCTTCGCGGGGACCGACTGGTCCAGCCCGCCGGCGATGTCGCCGGTTTTGCCCACCACCACCAACACGTATCGCAGCGGGTCCAGTCGCGCGGAGGCCACCCGCCGCACGTCGTCCAACGTCACGGCGCGGATCTTGTTGGGGTAGTCTTCGAAGTAGGTCAAGCCCAGGCCATACAGCTCGACGTAGCCCAACAGGATCGCCATCCGCGCGTTGGTCTCGTACCGCAACGGGAAGCTGCCAGCGAGATAGTTCTTCGCGGCTTCGAGTTCGGCCGCGGTGGCGCCTTCCGCGCGCAGCTTGGTGATCTCCTCAAGCACCGCGCGGATCGCGGCCGGCGCCGACTCGGTCTTGGTCTGCAGGCCCACGGAGAACGCGCCCGGGTACTGCTTGGCGTCGTACCCGCTGGAAATCCCGTAGACCAAACCTTCGTTGTCCCGAATCCGGCTCATCAATCGCGAGGAGAAACTGCCGCCGCCCAGGATATAGTTCATCACCGTGACCGCGTAGAAGTCGGGGTCGGTCCGCGCGATACCCAGGTGACCCAGCAGCACCGTGGCTTGCGTCAAGTCCTTCTCGATCAGCGACACGCGACGCTCGCCGACGGGCGGGAGCGCCGGAACCGCGACCGTGGGGACGGGCTTGGGTTCCCACGCGCCAAACGCGTTCTTGGCCACGCGCCGAGCCTCGCGCAGGGTCAGGTCGCCGACCAACACCAGCACCGCGTTGTTGGGGCGGTAATACGTTCGGTGGAACGCCACCGCCTCCTCTCGTGTCAGGGTGGGCACCGTGGTCTCGAGGCCCTCCACCGGCCTCCCGTACGGGTGCGGCCCGAATACCAGCGGAGCGAAGGCCTTCTCGGCCACGGCGCCGGGATCGTCCTTCTCGGCCTGGATCGCGGACAACGTCTCACGACGGAGCCGATC
This Nitrospirota bacterium DNA region includes the following protein-coding sequences:
- a CDS encoding pitrilysin family protein, whose translation is MSVGRAARGRRTPWWLWVLAVSVVPIAPVCAAAAGPAQVTVQRWVMSNGLTVLFVERHTIPAVQARLVVKTGAAADPAGRTGLAALTAGLLTKGTTSRSAVEIAEAVDFIGGTLTADAEDDSSSISLTTLKKDLRVALSLMTDVVLNPSFPPTEVDRLRRETLSAIQAEKDDPGAVAEKAFAPLVFGPHPYGRPVEGLETTVPTLTREEAVAFHRTYYRPNNAVLVLVGDLTLREARRVAKNAFGAWEPKPVPTVAVPALPPVGERRVSLIEKDLTQATVLLGHLGIARTDPDFYAVTVMNYILGGGSFSSRLMSRIRDNEGLVYGISSGYDAKQYPGAFSVGLQTKTESAPAAIRAVLEEITKLRAEGATAAELEAAKNYLAGSFPLRYETNARMAILLGYVELYGLGLTYFEDYPNKIRAVTLDDVRRVASARLDPLRYVLVVVGKTGDIAGGLDQSVPAKNAP